From Pongo pygmaeus isolate AG05252 chromosome 1, NHGRI_mPonPyg2-v2.0_pri, whole genome shotgun sequence, one genomic window encodes:
- the LOC129031915 gene encoding large ribosomal subunit protein uL23-like — MAPKAKEEAPALSKAEAKVKALKAKKAVLKGVHSHKKKIRTSPTFQRPKTLRLQRQPKYPRKSAPRRNKLDHYAIIKFLLTTESAVKKTEDNNTLVFTVDVNDNKPQIKQAVKKLYDTDVAKVNSLIRPDGEKKAYVRLAPDYDALDVANKIGII; from the coding sequence ATGGCGCCGAAAGCGAAGGAGGAAGCTCCTGCCCTTTCTAAAGCCGAAGCCAAAGTGAAGGCTTTAAAGGCCAAAAAGGCAGTATTGAAAGGTGtccacagccacaaaaaaaagaTCCGCACGTCACCCACCTTCCAGCGGCCCAAGACACTGCGACTCCAGAGGCAGCCCAAATATCCTCGGAAGAGCGCCCCCAGGAGAAACAAACTTGACCACTATGCTATCATCAAGTTTCTGCTGACCACTGAGTCTGCCGTGAAGAAGACAGAAGACAACAACACACTTGTGTTCACTGTGGATGTTAATGACAACAAGCCCCAGATTAAAcaggctgtgaagaagctctatgACACTGATGTGGCCAAGGTCAACTCCCTGATTCGACCtgatggagagaagaaggcatATGTTCGACTGGCTCCTGATTATGATGCTTTGGATGTTGCCAACAAAATTGGGATCATCTAA